One stretch of Hydrogenovibrio kuenenii DSM 12350 DNA includes these proteins:
- a CDS encoding D-alanine--D-alanine ligase, producing the protein MSNKQIDVKALGKVAVLMGGTAAEREVSLRSGKAVLNALVAKGVDAEGVDVVTVEQLLDIAKHYDRVFNVVHGRWGEDGGIQAVLDALDVPYTGSEQGASALTMDKLRTKWLWQGAGLPTPEFVRVSKTQPFDSIGFSLPFPVIVKPCHEGSSIGMRKVDSLEELIEAVGYAQEFDHEVLIERWVTGREFTCSILDGEALPLIELKTSHSFYDYEAKYLSNDTQYLCPTNLPEQQEKAIQALCLKAFDVAGARDWGRVDLMMDSNNQVWLIELNTVPGMTDHSLVPMAARVQGISFEELVVRLLALTMNRHESS; encoded by the coding sequence ATGTCCAACAAGCAAATCGATGTTAAGGCTCTTGGCAAAGTCGCCGTATTGATGGGTGGTACAGCAGCAGAGAGAGAGGTTTCTTTAAGGAGCGGTAAGGCAGTTTTGAACGCGCTTGTTGCTAAAGGCGTCGATGCTGAGGGAGTTGATGTTGTAACAGTTGAACAATTGTTGGATATTGCCAAGCATTATGACCGTGTTTTTAATGTAGTGCATGGTCGTTGGGGAGAAGATGGTGGTATCCAAGCAGTACTTGATGCTTTGGATGTGCCTTACACTGGTAGTGAACAAGGAGCTTCCGCTTTAACAATGGACAAGCTTCGTACCAAATGGCTCTGGCAAGGTGCTGGGTTACCGACACCTGAATTTGTAAGAGTTTCTAAAACGCAGCCGTTTGATTCCATAGGCTTCTCATTACCATTTCCTGTGATTGTTAAGCCATGCCATGAAGGTTCTAGTATTGGCATGCGTAAAGTTGATTCATTAGAGGAACTGATTGAGGCAGTAGGCTATGCCCAAGAGTTTGACCATGAAGTTTTGATTGAACGTTGGGTGACCGGACGAGAGTTCACCTGTTCAATTTTGGATGGTGAAGCCTTGCCTTTGATTGAATTGAAAACGTCACATTCTTTCTATGATTATGAAGCTAAATACTTGTCAAATGATACACAATATCTTTGCCCGACCAATTTACCAGAGCAGCAAGAAAAAGCGATACAAGCTTTGTGTTTAAAAGCATTTGATGTTGCTGGTGCAAGAGATTGGGGGCGTGTAGACCTTATGATGGATTCGAATAATCAGGTTTGGTTGATTGAATTGAATACGGTGCCTGGAATGACGGATCATAGCTTGGTGCCTATGGCAGCAAGAGTTCAAGGTATTAGTTTTGAAGAATTGGTTGTCAGGCTTTTGGCTTTGACCATGAACCGACATGAATCTTCGTAA
- the murC gene encoding UDP-N-acetylmuramate--L-alanine ligase produces MKDYVKQIHFVGIGGVGMAGIAEVCLNLGYEVSGSDIRENITITRLKSLGAQVQIGHDASYVKTSDVVVVSTAIDKENPEVSYAREMRIPVIPRAAMLAELMRMRFGIAIAGTHGKTTTTSLVAAILTQGGLDPTFVIGGKLNQVDANARLGSSQYLIAEADESDASFLHLSPMMSVVTNIDEDHMETYQGDYQQLENTFIEFIHRLPFYGMAVLCIDDENIQKIIPKLSRKIYTYGFSEAADVRASNVKAKGLQMQFTVETEDLPSFNVTLNQPGRHNILNALAAISIALELDVSVENIQIGLSDFGGVGRRFEVYPNRMIGNQLVTLVDDYGHHPTELAATLNTAREAFPDKRLVLVFQPHRYSRTRDLFDDFVQVLMEPDLLVLMDVYAAGETALTAFDSKSLLQSLRLLGRKESVHIEDRQQLDEVMPNLLNEGDIVLVMGAGDVGQISKDWKELGA; encoded by the coding sequence ATGAAAGATTACGTCAAGCAAATTCATTTTGTCGGCATCGGTGGTGTCGGCATGGCAGGCATTGCTGAAGTATGCCTTAACCTAGGATACGAAGTATCCGGTTCCGATATTAGAGAAAATATCACCATTACGCGTTTAAAGTCTTTAGGCGCTCAAGTTCAAATTGGTCATGATGCCAGCTATGTTAAAACCAGTGATGTAGTTGTGGTTTCAACGGCAATTGACAAAGAAAATCCAGAAGTTAGTTACGCTCGAGAAATGCGCATTCCAGTGATTCCTCGTGCTGCGATGCTGGCGGAACTGATGAGAATGCGTTTTGGTATCGCCATCGCAGGAACACATGGTAAAACGACGACGACAAGTTTAGTCGCTGCAATCTTAACGCAAGGCGGACTAGATCCGACATTTGTTATTGGTGGTAAATTAAATCAGGTGGATGCCAATGCGCGTTTGGGATCGAGTCAATACTTGATTGCCGAGGCTGATGAGTCCGATGCCTCCTTCTTACACCTTTCTCCCATGATGTCGGTCGTTACCAATATTGATGAAGATCATATGGAAACGTATCAAGGGGATTATCAGCAGTTAGAAAACACCTTTATTGAGTTTATTCATCGTTTACCCTTTTATGGTATGGCTGTGCTCTGCATTGATGACGAGAATATACAAAAAATCATTCCAAAGCTTTCCCGTAAAATTTACACATATGGTTTTTCTGAAGCTGCAGATGTACGAGCCAGTAATGTTAAAGCGAAAGGGCTGCAAATGCAGTTCACCGTTGAAACAGAAGATTTACCTTCATTTAATGTAACTTTAAATCAGCCTGGTAGGCACAATATTTTGAACGCATTGGCAGCTATTTCCATTGCATTGGAGTTAGACGTTTCGGTAGAAAATATTCAAATCGGCTTGTCTGATTTTGGTGGTGTTGGACGACGCTTCGAGGTTTATCCCAATCGAATGATTGGTAATCAGCTGGTTACTCTTGTGGATGATTACGGACATCACCCAACAGAACTTGCAGCTACTTTAAATACAGCTAGAGAAGCTTTTCCCGATAAACGGTTGGTCTTGGTGTTTCAACCACATCGCTATTCGCGTACAAGAGATTTGTTTGATGATTTTGTACAGGTGTTGATGGAGCCAGATCTACTGGTGTTGATGGATGTTTATGCAGCAGGTGAAACAGCGTTGACAGCGTTTGATTCCAAGTCGTTGTTGCAGTCGTTAAGACTTTTGGGCCGCAAAGAAAGTGTGCATATTGAAGACCGCCAGCAACTGGATGAAGTGATGCCGAACTTACTGAATGAGGGCGATATTGTTCTGGTAATGGGCGCTGGTGATGTAGGACAAATTTCAAAAGATTGGAAGGAATTGGGAGCATAA
- a CDS encoding cell division protein FtsQ/DivIB — MLNKKLVSTVVLLVLLISALGWIIFSPNRVLKNYQIETHLKKVETSQVDKVVKPYLGQSFWRLDLDSLHAKIVQLDWVYHATVTRRWPGQIDISIEEQKPVVRWGKDGLLNKNGDIFYPTNIASFQNLVELDGDDGKSQQLLKDLVVFQGAFNKLGWTISKLVKNADNVWQIHFVKHPQVELDETDWKHKLKRFIRAYPQIKEALRKNARLYDLRYSNGFAIKRISETQKTDKTDS; from the coding sequence ATGTTAAATAAAAAGCTTGTTTCTACTGTTGTTTTATTGGTGCTTTTGATTAGTGCGCTTGGTTGGATAATATTTTCACCCAATCGCGTTTTGAAAAATTATCAAATAGAAACGCATCTGAAAAAAGTTGAAACATCTCAGGTTGATAAGGTGGTAAAACCTTATTTAGGTCAATCTTTTTGGCGCCTTGATTTGGACAGTTTGCACGCAAAAATTGTTCAATTAGATTGGGTGTACCATGCAACGGTAACGCGCAGATGGCCTGGTCAAATTGATATTTCCATAGAAGAGCAGAAACCGGTTGTCCGCTGGGGCAAAGATGGTTTATTGAATAAAAATGGTGACATTTTTTACCCAACGAATATAGCCTCCTTCCAAAATCTAGTGGAATTAGATGGTGATGATGGCAAATCACAACAGTTATTAAAGGATTTGGTGGTATTTCAGGGGGCATTCAATAAACTTGGCTGGACAATTTCCAAACTTGTTAAGAATGCGGATAATGTCTGGCAAATTCACTTTGTTAAACATCCGCAAGTTGAGCTGGATGAAACTGATTGGAAACATAAACTAAAACGTTTTATTAGAGCTTATCCACAAATAAAAGAAGCGCTAAGAAAAAATGCACGTCTGTATGATTTGCGCTATAGTAATGGTTTCGCGATCAAGCGAATTTCTGAAACGCAAAAAACGGACAAAACAGATTCTTGA